From Archaeoglobus sulfaticallidus PM70-1:
CCTCAGCTCGCCATTCTTCAACTCATCCTCAACCTCGAGCCTGACATTTTTTGAGAGAGAAGAGTGATGTGCCTTTATTGGAAAGTCGCTTCCAAGCTTTTTCTTTAGGTTGTAAACAACCCTCTCCGTAGCACTCCTCGTGTTCGTGAATATCAGCGTTGTTTTTGATGATTTAACCAAATCCGCAAGAGTGTTGTAAAGCTTTTCGCTGATCTGCTCTGAACTTTCTCTGAAAAAGTCCTTGACTGGAGAGATCACCTTTATGTCTATCGGTTTGAGAAAGCTGACATCAGCGATTATGCAATCCCTCACCTTGCCATTCTCAAACCCAACTAGGAACTTTGCAACCTCTTCAAGAGGGTGGATGGTGGCTGACAGACCTATTCTCACCATTCTGCCTTCCTGGATCTCTTGAAGCCTTTCTATAGATAGGGAGAGATGAGTACCTCTCTTGTTCTCAGCAATCGCATGTATTTCATCAACAATCAAAAAATCGAGGTTGCTGAGGTGCTTTGAAAACTTCGGACTGACAAGAATAATCGAGAGGGTTTCAGGGGTGGTTATCAGGATGTGAGGTGGTTTTCTCACCTGTCTCTGCCTCTCTGATGGATCAGTGTCTCCAGTTCTCACACCTATCCGTATCTTCTGGAGCTTCAGGCCTTTGCTTTCGGCAATCTCATATATCTCCTTCAGCGGCTCCTCCAGATTTTTCCGTATATCATTGTTGAGAGCTTTTAGCGGAGAAACATAGAGCGTATAAACCTTGTCTTCAAGCCTGTTTTTCTCTGCAAGGTCTATAAGCATGCTTATTGAAGCCAGAAAAGCTGCAAGGGTTTTTCCACTTCCTGTGGGTGAGGAGATCAGGATGTTGTTCCTGTTCAGAGCCTCAACTATCGCATGCTTCTGAGGAGGGGTAAAAGATCTATACTTGCCCTTAAACCACTCCACAACCAGAGGGTGGAGGAATTTTTCTATCTCTTCATCTGAATACTCCTTCCCCTCAACTATACCTCTGCTACCTCTGCTTCCAGAAACATCCATTTAAAGAAGTGTAGGTTATGATGTTTATAGGCTTTGTGAGGAAATGAAAATAAAAAATAATCAGGTCTTCACTTCCTCAACGATTCTGACCTTCTGCTTTGTTACAAGGCTCACGGCTATGAATGTCACTGTCGATACCGGAAGTGCTACTACTATTGGATCCACGACTGTCCACGGAAACTGTGCGATCGTGTTAACTCCGAATATCAGCTTGCAGATACCGAGTTCACTTGCCTCTTTTGCATGCACGAATGTCAGGTAAATCAAAGAGATAGTAAAGCCGGCGAGAATGCTTGTGATCGCACCTTCTCTGCTCGCTTTGCTCCAGTACAGTCCACCGAGATATGCAGGAAGGAAGGATGAGGCACAGAGGGCAAAGAATATCGCAGTTCCTCTCGCGATGACACCGGGTGGGAGGATGTATGCCAGAAATATGCTGAAAACTATTCCTATGGCAATCGCTATTCTCGTTATTAGTATCGTCTTCTCATCATACCTACCCTTCATGAGTCCAGCCTGAAATACATCCCTGCCGAGTGCCGAGCCTATCGTATGGAATTGACTGCTGAGTGTTGACATTGCTGCTGCCAGAAGTGTCACGAGGAACAGCACAACGAACCAGTCCGGCATGAAGGAGTTTATGAACGCAGGAATTATCTTGTCCACATTCCCACCAGCAACCGCAATGGATGGTTTTCCAACCGTTTCGAGGAAGTATGCATTGCTCAAAGCCCCAACAATGAACGATGTTCCAACCATTATGAATATGAAGAAGGCTCCAATTGGAACTGCTCTATCGAGGTCCCTGTCACTGCCAACGGTCATAAGCCTGACTGCAAGCTGTGGTTGTGCGAGGACACCTATTCCAACTCCAAGAATCAGGGAGGATACGAGCACCCACCATGCTACCGAGCCCAGAGTTGGAAATGCTGTCCATCCGTTGTGGCCGGGAATCTTGGATGAGAATATTTCAACAGCCAGATCGTTGTAAGATGTTAGCGTTTCATGGGCAGGTATAACGCCACCAAAGAAAGCATACGTTGAGATCAGCAAGAAGATCATGCTCACAAGCATTATCCCGCCCTGAAATGCATCCGTGTATATGACCGCTATTAGCCCACCGTATACAACATACACGGCTATTATCACGGCCATTATCAGCAGTGCCATGTTGTAGTCGATAGAGAGCGATACCTCCATGAATCTCGATGCCCCTATCAGCACAACCCCTGCATACAGGGGCATGAATAAGAAGACCACCAGCCCGGCAAAAACCTGCAGGAATCTCGATCCGTACATCTTTCCAAGCAACTCCGGGAATGTCAAAGCCCCTGTTTTCATTCCAAACCTTCTGACTCTCTTTCCAACCACAGCATACGCTATGAATATTCCCACAAGGATATTGAGGAATGTCAGCCATAAAAGCGGCATCCCGAATAATCCAGCCACACCACCGAAACCAACAATGGCCGAAGTGGATATGAACGCTGCTCCATAAGATAAAGCCATTATCGCCGGATTTATTTTCCTGCCAGCAACGAGGTAATCCTCTGAGCTGTTTGTCGATTTAAATCCAAAGTACCCCAGATATATCGTCACTATCAGGTATATTGCAACAACCAGCGCCATCAACAGGAAATCCATCTCAACCCCTCCATTTCCATACTCCATAAGCTATGCAGAATATTACAGAGAGTATCGTCATCAAGTATCCCAGTGCTGTCCACACATCTGCCATACCCAGCATCATATCACCTTTGCTACTGTGTTACATTGATACACTATAACAAATTTAAAAATTTTTCGGCTGAAGCTGAAGATTGTAGGATCTCGAATAACTTTACACCTGAACAAACCTATGAGGTAAGTAAATTCATTGTGAAGGGGCCTGATAATTTAGAGTTGAGGCAAAGAATTGCTCTATTTCGAATGGAAAAGTTATTTTGGCTGTATAATAAGGTGACTAATGAATATGCAGTAGTTAAATATATCAAACATAGCAAATTAGAACTGATCTCCAAGGATCTTCTCATTAGGCGGTTTCATCTGAGTATATCTAAGGATGAGAATTGCCAAGAAGATTAATATAAACACACTGTACTTTTTCACAGCAAATACCTCGTATAATACTCTCGCAAGAACTAAATTTTGAAAAATAAAAAATTGAACCCCCATAAGCTCGTCTCATTACCAGCAGACCCACCCACTGTAGCAATTAGCGTTTCCAGCAGGTTGACCTGTTGGAGCATACCCCTATCCACCCGTCATCAAATTCATTATCGGACAGAGCCAGTTGTAAAAGTCTCCATTGAATCCAGCATAGTTTCCTGTGCTTTGACCTGCAGGCTGGTAGCCATACCCCATCATTGGCATCCCGTAGCCCATCATTCCGTATCCATAGTTCCATCCAAGTGGATGGGCTGTTGCTGTATACACCAAAGCTACTGCAGCTATTGCCACAACCACAACACCAACCCTTTTCCAGTTCATCTCACATCACCTCAGTCAACAGGTTGCTCTCAGAGGCAAAGGATGTTGCCTCTTAAAACATAATACAAAAAAGACAATAGACATTTTAGAACGTTTCAAAGAGAATAGATATGTTTCATTTTGCTAGAATGATTGATGAAAGAGTGTTAATGTTGTATTTTTGTTTTCCTGGAGATTCCCAGTGTATGGATTGACTGTGGAAGCTACTCAGCTTTTTGGAGATGCAAGTAACAAAACACAAACAATCTAAAAAACTAAAACACATTACTTCTTGAGGAAGAGTAAAATATTGAGGGTGTGGGAGCAAGAAGTACAATTATATATGTTAAAAAATTTAGTCAGGATGTGTTAGTAACAATTTCCCTTTTAAGTTTTTTCTAGATCTTTTTTCAGTACTTGCTTGCATACTAGCGCAGAAAAAAATACGTTTCCATAGAATAATTGGTTGAGTAGTTGATTGCAAAGTTCTCATGGATATGAGCTTATTCGAAGTGAAGTCTTTAAGTAGCATATTCTAAAATGTAGGTAGGATCTGTGGAACATCTTGAATCACCGAACTACCAAAAAACTCTCAAACTTCAGAATCTCGTTGTTTCAGGATATGCAGACCAAAGATTGTTATGGCGAATACTAACCCAAGTGCTATTATCTTGGTGTAATCCACTTCCTTGAGATCTAAGATAATAATCTCTCTCCCAAGAGCCGTTAAAACAGTAATCAGAAGTAGATTCGGGTCGATTATATCGTGAATCAGAAATCGAAGGGTTAGCGCTAGGAGTTCGAGCAATATCAGAGAGACCATCACATGTTTTACAGCTTCTTCACTAAGGGCTGCAGGTTCGTGGAATGGGTCCTCGAGGAAGTTGTAAAAAACGTAAGCAAACCTCAATATGACCATAAACGCAATAATTAATGCAAGTATCTTAACAGGAATTTCTACGAGCTTTGCTTTTAAATCATTGTTCATATCCAGTACCTCCATTAAAGTTTTAAAATATTGGTGGTGTTACATCTTCCGTGGGAGTTAAAAAAAGGCAGGGTTTTAACCCCACCCATGCAGCTCCAGCTACAAATCCCACTGCAGATAACCATACAAATACAAGAGAATAAAAAGATTCTCATTCAGGAACTGGCATCTGCTTTGAAAGGAATCTCATACCATATTCTTCGAGGACTTCGAGTTTAAGCACATCTATGGAATATACTATATTACGAGAAAGGTAGAAGTTAAAAATGGTGATTTCGTATTGAAAGAAGAGGTTGAGGCTGCTTTCGAGAAGAGTGTAACACCTTTCGGCAATTCAGCTAAGGTGCCCTAAGAGGTATATTGGGTGGAGAGCCTATATGGTTGTTGTGAGGGATTAGGTGAGAGTTTTGTCCCAAAGCCAGCTGAAGATGTAAAAAATATTCTAACAACAATCAATTGGATTTCTTTTTTGTCATCAATTAAGCTGATTCAGAGAAAGAGAGGAACCACATGAAAACACTATGAGGGTTACTACATATTTATATACCACAATCTACATAAACAGGAAATGATAACTGAGCACAAATACGCAAGTGTCTGGGCGCAAGAAATTAACCTCAGAACCTTTAAAATCGAGAAAAAACCACAAACGGGAGAGATTGCATATAGCAATATCTAAAGAAAATTATAATTTCCTTCGCAAACTCGAATTTCATTGATAATCCAGTATAAAGTTTAAATCTCAAATTCATCCAGATTTCGTGGTAGTTTCGCCAGTTTCCGTGCGGGGGTTGCCGAGTCAGGAAAAGGCGCAAGGCTTAAGACCTTGTCCCGCAGGGGTCCGAGGGTTCAAATCCCTCCCCCCGCATTAATTTACCAGTAAATAATAAATAGATTTAAGACTATCTATTCTTATGCCAAGACCAAACAGAGGTAAAACTGAGACTGTTAAGAAACGAGCAATCTATGTTTATCTCCCATCCGAAGAGATGGCAGAAGAGTGGAAAAGAATAGCAAAGGAAAGAAACATTTCCATATCAAAATTTGTGGTTGAGTGCGTTCAGGAGTCGCTCTCAAAAGATGAATCGGATTTTGTTTCGAGAAAAGAGCTTCTTGACAGAGTTAAAAAACTTGAAGATGAGAATAAGGAGCTGAGAAAGGAGAACAGGATGCTTAAAAATCTTGTTGATAAGCTTGACGAGGAGTTGAAGATTTACAGAGCAAAACCCTTCCTCGAAAGTGAATTCGTTGGAAAGAGGGAATTCTCTGATGAGTTGATAGATCTATTCAAAAGAAGGAAGTATGTGGAATACGAAGAGCTCTACTTACTCCTGAATGTTGATCCGGTAAATGACCAGGAACTGGTCAGGAGTTACCTCAGGCAGATAGAGGCACTCGAACAGTATGGCTTAATTGAGTCCACCGCGAGGGGGTGGAAATGGAAGCTCTGATGCAGACCTCATTCCTTGAGGCTTTCAGAGAGGACTGCATCAGCAGGGGAATGACTTCAGAGAGCATTAGAAGGTACATCTCCTGTCTCAGAATATTCCTGAAGTGGCTCGATGAGAGAAATGTTGACGTAAAAGGTGTTGATAAATTTGTCTTGAGGGACTTTCTATCTTATCTCAGAAGCAAGGGATTGAAGCAGAAGACTCTCGAAAACTACTTTTCAGCAATTTCCAGCTTCTATGACTTTCTGCTGTATGAAGGTGTTGTTAAAGGTAATCCAGTCAATCCTGTCAGAAAAAGGTATCTGAACCCGTACAAGAAAAATAAGAGTTCAGAGAAGAGAGTTCTCACGGTTGAGGAAGCAAGCCTGCTGGTTAACTCGATACCATATATCAGGGATAAGGCCATAGTCCTTCTCCTGCTAAAGACCGGAATCAGAAGAGGTGAACTAATCTCGATTGACGTGCAGGATATAAACTGGGAAGAGCAATCGATACTCCTGAAACCAAAGGCAAAAAGGTCCAACAGAGTAGTATTCTTCGATGACGAAACCGGAAGAATTCTCAAAAAATGGATGAAAGTTCGAGAGAAGCTGAATCCGAAGACTGATGCGCTGTTCGTTAATGAGAGGGGAGAAAGGCTCAGAAGAAATGGAGTTTACGGAGCAGTGACCAAGTGGGCTTCGATGCTTGGCTTCCATAATCCCGAATCTGACAATCCCATGGACCACTTCACTCCACACACGTGCAGACACTGCTTCACAATGTGGCTGAGAAAGAGCGGAATGAGGAGAGAGTTCATTAAGGAGCTTAGAGGAGATTCAAGAAGAGAGGCAATTGATATCTACGACCACATAGATAAAGATGAGCTAAGAAAAGCTTATCTCGCGCATATACCGAAGCTGGGTGTTGAATAATCCATAAAATAAAATTTTAAAATTTTTAGAATTCAAAAAATCTTACAGCTTTTCTACCAGTAGATCTTCTTTAAGATAGATCAGGCCCAGTGCGTTGAATACTTCCCATAAACCTCTATCAATTTTCTGGAACAGTGTTGTGTCTGGATGGTAAAAACTTGAAACTCCAAAGCAGGCCAATGGGACACTAAAACCATCATAATCAGTCAATTTACTCTGTATGTCTTCCTTTAGATTAATTATCTCTTTTCCTATTCTATCATCTATTCCTACTGAGTTTCCCAAATCTTTGAAGAATTTGTGGATATTTCCTTTGTATTTTATATGCAACACCGGAGGTATCGAAACGAAAAATAAACCGAGTTTCGCAAATTCCCACACCTCCTCGTCAGAATATTTTCCTTGGTTGCAAAGCACAAAAAATTTCAGTGCTTCGTGGGAATACTTTACCGTTGAGAGTATAGCCCAGATAGGAGGACTATCTATTAATGACATGATTGCCTTACCTTTCATTTGGTTGAACAATGTTAAAAATGACGTATCCGAGTTCCTTTCGGAGGATATATTAAGAAGTTTGATTAAATCTTTGGACAACTCATTTACCTTTTTCATAGTTTCAGGATCTAGGTTTGATAGCAAGTCACCAATGTGTCGTTCTAAATACGTTTTTTTGGTACTGGAAGACAAAATAAGCAGTCTTCTAATTTCATCACTAAACGCATTTTTGAGCTTATCAAGTTCGGCTTTTAAGAAGTCTATAACCAAATTACCAAAATCTGTGTGCATGAGCTCCACATAGTCGCCCTTGTAATTCTCAAATACTTCAACTACACACCTTAAGACGTTCCAGTCCACATTTTTAAACTCTATAACGTGTCTCTCACGCCGTTTCCTTCGTGGTCTTATTTTAACACAGCCCATATCTTCTAGTCCAGGATAGCCAGATTTCTCATCATTTACCTCCTGCGAGATTTGTTTGTAGATCGCAAATTCCTTTATATTCATCCGCATTTTATTTTTTAATACGTCAAAAAGCGTTGCATAGTCCATCTCCCCATTACCGCACTTCCAGAGTGCCAGTAATATCTCTTTCTTAGAAGACTTCGGCACACCACTGGTCATATTCATATTTATTGAAATTTTATTTCTTATAATTTTTTGTTTTGTTTTATCTGTTATGTTATTATATTATAGTTAATATATTTAATAATTAATTCTTTTTCAGTTTATGTACTTGAAATTCTTTAGGATCAAGAATTCAGTTGATAGAATTTTTCTGCATTTATATTTCTATTAATTTAACTTTCAATTTTTATTAAATTATAATAAATTTTAAAACTCCATGCAGAACCAATATCATGGTCAATATAGCCTCCGAACGCCATAAACTGAGTAATGGTGTTCGATTGGAGATCTGTTCCGAATACATAGGACATCTTGAGGATGTCGAAGTAGGCCATAAAGTGATAAAACTCAGATTTAGGAACGGAGATATAATAAAAATCAATTGTAGCACAGAAATGGCACAAAAGCTCAGAAGATCCATAGGAAAGAAAATATCCGTTTTACATACCGATGATCCCGAAAAAAGTTCATTTTACACGATTTTGAGGCTAAAGAAAATATTTACTGCAAAGGAGGTGATAAAAACGTTTGTTGGTTAGAACGATCAATTGTGCGGTCTGCATAAGTTAACTAACGGAGTACATAACTGGGCACCGGATTTTCCCATAAAACCGAGAGGCACCGAATTCTTCCCACCACAATTAGGCACCAGAAAATCACACTACCCAAGGATGCCCAGCTCAGGGCTCTCACATCAAATCTGAAGCCCATGCTGTCGGGGATGAATGCCATCGATACCGTCTGCATAGGCCCTCCCGCAACCGGCAAGACGTCATGCGTGAGAAAGATCATCTCATCTGCTGAGATTAAGGCTGGATACGTGAACGCCTCCCTCGTAAGAACCAGATCAGAACTTGCAACCAGTCTTCAATTTTACCGAAAATTTTAAAAAAACAGACCAGCTATTAAAAAACTGACCAAGATACACCACAATAAGAAGTTCTAAATATTATCAATAAATACTATAAATAAAATAGTGGTGGCAACCCGATGAAAGAAGACGAAGAGAGCAAAGCTATAAAAATCCTAATAGCTGATGACGAAAAGGCACTGGTAGAAATCATCGAAAAAATGATAGTACATTTTTTCAACCAGTATCCAAATTTCAATGTTGTGGTGTACAAAACAACCAGTGGTAAAGAAGCTTTTCAAAAGTATGCTGAGGTGAAACCCCACCTGTCCTTCATAGATCTCGTCATGCGTGATAAACATGGCATGGAGTTAATAGACGAGATCACGAGTAACTTCCAGAATTCAAAGATAATTGTGCTTTCTCCCTTTTCAGAATCGATAATCAGGGAAGTCAAAAAATTGGGTAAAGATACAACCGTACTGACAAAACCATTCAGGATAAGAGATCTATACACAGCAATAAGTAAAGTTCTATCAACCGATTTTCCTGAGTTTTCCACTTGTTTCAGAACAGATATGAGTTTATAAATCACCCACTTCCAGCATTTCTCGCATTATCCTTTCCCCCAATTTGGAAGATAGCTCGTCAGCCTCTGAACCGCTCATGTTCCCATCATATGCATGTGATACCGATTTTTTCCTATGTGTACTGCAACAACATCATGGATGTCATGAATGCTATCAAACCTTCTCTCTCAGATTTCTCATAGAACTCATTCGATTTCCCGAATTAACTCACAACAAAGACAATTGTGGTATCTACCAGAGGTTTCCCTTCAAATGGTGTGATATTTTATCTGTCGTGCTTCGCATGATCCTTCTGAATTCGAGAACATACTTTTCGCCATCGTGGTATGGATCGCTGAACCTGACATCAACACCCATCCTAATCAGATGTACCTTGAAGAGTTCAAGTACTTCAAGGCTGCTGAATCTCAGTCTGTGATGTTCAGAGACTTCCCTTCCGCAACTGACATCAATTACGCTTTTAATCATAGATTCCAGAATTGCCTTTCCTATCCTTTCACACCTTTCTTTGAATTTGCTTTCGTTTTCATTAAATTCGAAGCTCTGAAACGCTTCCCTTACAAGTCTTGAAAGCATGAAATCCTTTCCATAGTCGTTGAAGTATCTGAAAGCAAAGTATAAATCCGTGGCATTGGATTCACTTGTTGTATATTTTATCGGATTTATCTTCATTTCAGGATCCTTTAAAACTATCCCCTCTCTACCCTCGTTCCCTATTCGCTCAATAATATCTCTGCAAACCTCATGAGCTACATTTGTATCACATCTCTCCAGAATCGGAGCTAATTTAAACCCATACTCCTCTGCAATTTTCATTTTATTATCAATTGATAGAGATCTGTTAGACCTTTTCTCCCTCACATCAAATATATAAAAGTCCAGATCGGTGCCGTAGATGTCCTTAACCACAAATGGGGACTCTTTACCCACAACCTCACAGCAAAGCATGAGTTCTGGATAATGTCTGAAAAAAGAGCTGTCAATCATCTCCCTCGCTTTTTCTGTAGTATATGGACAGATGAAACCCCTTCTCGTTATTGCATATAGATTGCTGCCAAAGTTAACAATCCTTACATTATACCCGTTCATCTTTTCCTCAACAACCACCTCATCCCTGAAATGCTTTTTTATTGTTGGATGAAGTGTTAAAGCCCTCCTTATCTTCGGATATCCTCTGACTACTTCCAAACCATGCTTTGTTTTTGCTATAAGCGTACCCTCTTCAAATCCACCAAACTTTTTCTCGAGCTTGTATGCAGAGACGATATCATGAAAAAAAGAGTGTTTAACAAAAGCTTCTCTCAGGAGGTTTCTCTCCTCCAGCCTTTTCGCAGCTGGAGGAGACAGGTGTAAAGCTTCCGCAACGAATTTCATCTACATTTTGGAATACAGGAACCTTATGAGGTCTCTCTCGGTGATTATACCTTCAAGGTTTCCATTATTGACAACGAGAGCCACACCGTATCCTGATCCTTTCATAAGCTTCACAAGATCGGAAATTCTCTCATCCGGAGGCACGAGCAGTGGCTCCTTGTACACTCTAAGATTCTCGTTGGATAGTATGTGAGACAGGGGCTGATTCAGGGCTTCCTTGATGTCACCGGTTATCAGCATTTTGAAGGCCTCTCCACTCCCAAAATACCTCAAAATTTCTCTTGCAGTGACCAATCCAACGAATATACCATCCCTAATCACAGGAAGTCTTCTCATCTTCCTTGAGATCATCAGTTTCATGGCTTCCTCTACAGTAGTATCAGGACTGGCTGTTATGACGCCCTTCGTCATATAATTCCTAACAAAACCATCAATTTCTCCATTTTCCGACAAATAGCTCAGGACATCCTTCTCGGTTATTATGCCAAGAATTATATTATCTCTATCAACAACAGGGCAACCACCAACCCTTTTCTTTAGCATTAGCTCAATTGCATCTTCAAGAGAAGATGTAAAATCGATGCTTATCACATCTCCTTCCATTATGGCCTCAACCTCTTCGTTGACTGCAGCCATCAGATTTCCATCATATCTGTTCTGAACGATCTGGTACTTCTGCCCCCCTCCAAAGAAGTTTATTATATCCGTGACCGTTATAATTCCTTCAAGCCTCTTTGTTCCTGGGTCCGCTATGGGCATCCTTCTGAAATTGTACTTCATCATCGACTTCACTGCAGACATTATCGTGGATGTTGGTGGTATCGTAACGACACTCTTCGTGCAGTAGTCCATTATTTCTCCTTCTTTCAGCTTTGCTGAGTTTTTCTTCTCCCTCGTAGGCTTTCCTGCGTAGTCTTTATACATCATATCACCAGAATAAATCATCCCTCGTTAAGCTCTGCACAGTCCTCACAGAGCTTCAGACCATTATACTCGACAAGATTATCATAGAACTTCCCGCATTTCTCACACTTGCCAAACCTGACATCCTCATACTCACTCTCTCTCAAGAGCATCTTATAGTTTTTAATCTCGTTGGACTCTATCAGATCCAGCGAGACACTCAAAATATCGTTGTCCGTTATTATCCCAACAAGCCTGTTTTCATTTACGATGGGCAACCTCCTGATTCCCTTTTTGAGCATTATTTGGGCTGCCTCCCTCAGGCTCGTCATCGGGTTTATCACAATTAGCGGTGTTGTCATTATATCCTTAAGCAAAACCTCTGAAGGGGTTTTATTTCTCGATACTACTTTCTCCAAAATATCCTTCTCGGTAACGATTCCAACGGGATTTCCGTTATCCAACACTACAATACTCCCAACACCACATTCAAGCATTTTTCTCGATGCATTGAGCAAGGAATCTTCAAGACTGGCTGTACAAACTTCTCTCGTCATAATTTCTTTCACTGGTATGTTATGGGGCATTTCCATCACTATGGGAAAGTCATCCAAAGGGTTTTAAAGTTTTTTGGATGGAGAGGAAATTGTATTTCCGAAATAGCACTTTTAGAGATAAAGAGGAAATATGAATCCCTATGCACTCGATAAGCTCTCGCAAGAATCCTCTACCTACTCCAAACAAATTTTCCGGTTTATTCAGGGATTGCTCAAGAATACAAACCCATCACACCAGTATTACAAACAGATCCACATACACAATATGAAGTAAATATAATAAATCTTAACCGTAAACAGTAAGTTTGATATAGAATCATTGATATATGCTCCAAAAACTGGTGAGAATCATGAAGAGATATCTGATTCTACTGATCCTTATGATCGCATTAGTACCAGTTTCAGCCCAAAAAGTTTATACCAGCACACAAACAGTAAAAGAAGGAGAGAACTTTAAGGTAAAGGTTTATGGTAGTTACTTCGATTCGATAGCTGGGATAGATCTAAACATTCAGTTCGACCCATCAGTAATCAAACTGAATGGCATAAGTGCTGGAAAAAATTTCTCAAAGTGTTTTAAATTCAATAATATAAACAATACTAGGGGTTTTGGAAGGGTTGCCATAATATGCGGTGATGCGAGAACCTTTAAAAATGATTTGATAGCGATATACAGCTTCACAGCTTTAAAAGGTGAAACACATCTGCATATCACAGCCAGCCTGAGCACTTCTGATTTCAAAACGGTATATCCTGAAACGGTTGATGGTTCTGTGAAAGTGCTCACTAAAGGCTCTCCAGATACCGGTTCTGCAAGTACCGGCAGTTCAGGATTGACAGATCCTGCAAACAACGCCCAGAACGGGGTACAACCTACTGTACAACCTACTCAACAGCCAGTAAATACCGTACAGCCAGCTAAAACCGAACAGACTCCCATAGCAGAGCAGACTCAAAAACCCAAATCCCAAACCGAGCAAAAAACTTCAAGTCCTGCATCCCACACAACTCCAACAGCTATTCCAACAACCACAGAAATTGCTACAAAGAGCACAACCGAAGAAAAACTCAATCTGAAGAACATACCCGAGATACCCGGATTCGAGGTGTGTCCACTCCTTATTGCAGCCCTGATATCAGCAATAAGGAGTAGAAAGTCTTAACCTTCGCATCTCAATTCCATTATTTAGCACAATACTTGTAAAATAGTTAAAGTTTAATAAATTTTAACAATTAATTATTATAACCAAATTCTTGGAAGAATAGGATTTTCTGGTCATATAGTAAAGTTACATTTAATTCTCCATATATATTGCTACCAACCCAAATCATAAGACTGAAAAAATAAGTTCTTTTAGGATTAGCAGTTTAAATCGTGTCTTAATTTGTTTTGTTAATGGAAAAATTTATTTATTGTTATGTTCGTTATAGTAATATGTCCAAGATGGTTCATATAATACCAGTCGGTGTTAATAAGGAAAGAATGCTTGACAGTATAAGGCAGAGTGGATATCCGATACAGAAAGTGTACATGGTACTTGGAAAGGACGAGAGCTTAAGCGGTGAAAAAGAGATCTACAAAAACGCCGATGAGATCGAGAATACACTTAAAGTGCTGATAGATGTCGATAGAATATATGTG
This genomic window contains:
- a CDS encoding cohesin domain-containing protein; the encoded protein is MKRYLILLILMIALVPVSAQKVYTSTQTVKEGENFKVKVYGSYFDSIAGIDLNIQFDPSVIKLNGISAGKNFSKCFKFNNINNTRGFGRVAIICGDARTFKNDLIAIYSFTALKGETHLHITASLSTSDFKTVYPETVDGSVKVLTKGSPDTGSASTGSSGLTDPANNAQNGVQPTVQPTQQPVNTVQPAKTEQTPIAEQTQKPKSQTEQKTSSPASHTTPTAIPTTTEIATKSTTEEKLNLKNIPEIPGFEVCPLLIAALISAIRSRKS
- a CDS encoding CBS domain-containing protein, with protein sequence MEMPHNIPVKEIMTREVCTASLEDSLLNASRKMLECGVGSIVVLDNGNPVGIVTEKDILEKVVSRNKTPSEVLLKDIMTTPLIVINPMTSLREAAQIMLKKGIRRLPIVNENRLVGIITDNDILSVSLDLIESNEIKNYKMLLRESEYEDVRFGKCEKCGKFYDNLVEYNGLKLCEDCAELNEG
- a CDS encoding CBS domain-containing protein is translated as MYKDYAGKPTREKKNSAKLKEGEIMDYCTKSVVTIPPTSTIMSAVKSMMKYNFRRMPIADPGTKRLEGIITVTDIINFFGGGQKYQIVQNRYDGNLMAAVNEEVEAIMEGDVISIDFTSSLEDAIELMLKKRVGGCPVVDRDNIILGIITEKDVLSYLSENGEIDGFVRNYMTKGVITASPDTTVEEAMKLMISRKMRRLPVIRDGIFVGLVTAREILRYFGSGEAFKMLITGDIKEALNQPLSHILSNENLRVYKEPLLVPPDERISDLVKLMKGSGYGVALVVNNGNLEGIITERDLIRFLYSKM